Proteins encoded by one window of Halodesulfovibrio sp. MK-HDV:
- a CDS encoding aminopeptidase — MSSTKLSHEPKSCWEVYNSESDLAAMDSLAARYVEFLSTCKTERETIAYAVKRLEDAGFSTDVFSGKYYSVLQDKTLFVARRGNKSLAEGMHLVGAHADTPRIDFKQHPLYETCGVAQAKTHYYGGIRKYQWLSRPLALHGVVVKENGEKVIVNIGEDASDPVFTIADLLPHLAQDQSKKVLAEAFDAEKMNIILAHRPVEVEDEESKDAPKDKIKQRVLDILHEKYGINEEDLYSSELQAVPAGPARMVGLDEAIIGGYGQDDRICCFTAIEALLETEASDYTQVIVLWDKEEIGSEGSTGAKSRFLEYCIEDLIEAWEPKVRFRQVMLATRALSSDVHGALDPDYQEVHEKLNSATLGYGPCFCKFTGHRGKYEANDAHPEYLGWLRGVMNTAGVPWQMAELGKVDHGGGGTVAMYLAMYGMNIVDFGPGLLAMHSPFELASKADLYATVKAFSAFLEAK, encoded by the coding sequence ATGAGTTCTACCAAATTATCCCACGAGCCGAAAAGCTGCTGGGAAGTTTACAATAGTGAAAGCGATCTTGCCGCGATGGATTCCCTTGCAGCACGCTATGTCGAATTTCTTTCCACCTGCAAAACTGAACGTGAAACCATTGCATATGCAGTGAAACGCCTTGAAGATGCAGGATTTTCAACGGATGTTTTTTCTGGAAAGTACTATTCAGTTCTTCAGGACAAAACATTGTTTGTAGCCCGCAGGGGTAACAAATCTTTGGCTGAAGGTATGCATCTCGTGGGAGCTCATGCAGATACCCCGCGTATCGATTTTAAGCAGCATCCACTGTATGAGACTTGCGGTGTAGCTCAGGCAAAGACTCATTATTACGGTGGCATTCGCAAATACCAGTGGCTTTCCCGTCCTCTCGCACTGCATGGTGTTGTTGTGAAAGAAAATGGTGAGAAAGTTATTGTGAATATCGGTGAAGATGCCTCTGATCCTGTATTCACAATTGCTGACCTTCTTCCGCATCTTGCTCAGGATCAGTCCAAAAAGGTTCTTGCTGAAGCATTTGATGCTGAGAAAATGAACATCATTCTTGCGCACCGTCCTGTAGAAGTAGAAGACGAAGAAAGCAAAGATGCGCCGAAAGATAAAATTAAACAGCGCGTGCTTGATATTCTGCATGAAAAATACGGTATTAATGAAGAAGATCTATACTCTTCTGAATTGCAGGCTGTTCCGGCTGGCCCTGCCCGTATGGTAGGTCTGGATGAAGCAATCATTGGCGGCTATGGTCAGGATGACCGTATTTGCTGCTTTACTGCAATCGAAGCTTTGCTTGAAACAGAAGCGTCTGATTACACACAGGTTATTGTCCTGTGGGATAAAGAAGAAATTGGTTCAGAAGGCTCCACCGGTGCTAAGTCTCGTTTCTTAGAGTACTGCATTGAAGATCTTATTGAAGCATGGGAACCAAAGGTTCGCTTCCGTCAGGTAATGCTTGCAACCCGTGCGCTTTCTTCTGATGTGCATGGTGCGCTTGACCCTGATTATCAGGAAGTTCACGAGAAATTGAACTCTGCAACATTGGGCTATGGTCCATGTTTCTGCAAGTTTACCGGACACCGTGGTAAGTATGAAGCAAACGATGCGCATCCGGAATATCTTGGCTGGTTGCGCGGCGTAATGAACACAGCCGGTGTGCCTTGGCAGATGGCTGAACTTGGAAAAGTTGACCATGGTGGCGGTGGTACCGTTGCTATGTACCTTGCCATGTACGGTATGAACATTGTCGATTTTGGCCCGGGGCTGTTGGCAATGCACAGTCCTTTCGAACTGGCAAGTAAAGCTGATTTATATGCGACCGTGAAAGCATTTTCTGCTTTCCTTGAAGCTAAATAA
- a CDS encoding iron-containing alcohol dehydrogenase — protein sequence MIDFMFHMPTKLIFGSGKLKELSDPANVPGKKAFIVISSGGSMIRHSYLTFVQNMLNHNNVESVVYNKIQENPILDHVTEGAALARQHECDFVIGLGGGSSIDSAKSIALMANNEGNYWDYMQAGTGGKKTPANPALPIVAIPTTAGTGTEADPWTVITNSATNEKIGWGNDSTYPTLSIIDPWFTLTVPPKVTAFTGMDAFFHSVETYLSAQRQPTSDLLSQQAVQLLNTFLPEIVEEGQNIEARTMVSWASTAAGVCQSLSSCMSLHSMEHALSAYYPAVPHGAGLLMLSRAYFKHLTPHMPERMIDLAYFMDVDVDALPEEKRPYAFVDALDALIKKIGMGNLSLADYGVKKEDCAKMAKNAMETMGVLFTCTPVETSEAEVIAIFEDSF from the coding sequence ATGATCGACTTTATGTTCCACATGCCTACCAAATTGATTTTCGGTAGTGGTAAATTGAAAGAGCTTTCTGATCCGGCAAATGTTCCGGGTAAAAAAGCTTTCATTGTAATCAGCTCCGGTGGGTCTATGATTCGCCACAGCTATCTGACATTTGTACAGAATATGCTGAATCATAATAATGTTGAGAGTGTGGTTTACAACAAGATTCAGGAAAACCCGATTCTTGACCATGTTACCGAAGGTGCAGCATTAGCTCGTCAGCATGAATGTGATTTTGTGATCGGCCTTGGTGGCGGTAGCTCCATTGACTCTGCAAAATCCATTGCACTTATGGCAAATAACGAAGGCAATTACTGGGATTACATGCAGGCTGGTACCGGCGGCAAAAAGACTCCTGCAAATCCTGCGTTGCCAATCGTAGCTATTCCAACCACAGCAGGTACTGGTACAGAAGCAGATCCTTGGACTGTTATCACCAACAGTGCAACCAACGAAAAAATTGGCTGGGGTAATGATTCAACATACCCGACCCTGTCCATCATCGATCCTTGGTTTACGCTTACTGTTCCACCAAAAGTGACAGCATTTACCGGAATGGATGCATTTTTCCATTCAGTTGAAACATATCTTTCCGCACAGCGTCAGCCCACAAGCGACTTACTCTCTCAGCAGGCTGTGCAGCTTCTTAATACCTTTCTCCCTGAAATTGTGGAAGAAGGACAGAATATTGAAGCACGAACAATGGTTTCATGGGCATCTACCGCTGCAGGCGTATGTCAGTCTCTGTCATCTTGCATGTCTTTGCATTCAATGGAGCACGCTCTTTCTGCATATTATCCGGCAGTTCCTCATGGCGCTGGTTTGCTCATGCTTTCCAGAGCGTACTTCAAACATCTCACCCCACATATGCCGGAACGTATGATTGATCTCGCATATTTCATGGATGTTGATGTTGACGCATTGCCTGAAGAAAAACGTCCTTATGCTTTTGTTGATGCACTGGATGCGCTTATTAAAAAAATCGGCATGGGCAATCTGTCCTTGGCTGATTACGGAGTAAAGAAAGAAGATTGTGCGAAGATGGCAAAGAATGCCATGGAAACTATGGGCGTACTCTTTACGTGTACCCCTGTAGAAACTTCCGAAGCTGAAGTTATCGCAATTTTCGAAGATTCATTTTAG
- a CDS encoding class I SAM-dependent methyltransferase, with protein sequence MKNRNQCQSEGSPKKGYGPTSFWIQSPEAVFDHLPIHEGMTFLDAGCGAGEYSLHAARLLGDQGHVIALDSVRLSVETLANYPREKGVANITGHTCDITKSLPLDAQSVDLILLSTVLHIKAVRDNAHNMFNEFRKVLRPDGMLAVLECKKEEANFGPPLHSRLSADDVEALAAPCGFRKESELLLTHTYVACFRPL encoded by the coding sequence ATGAAAAATCGGAACCAATGCCAAAGTGAAGGCTCCCCAAAGAAGGGATACGGGCCAACAAGTTTTTGGATTCAGTCACCCGAAGCGGTATTCGACCACCTGCCTATTCACGAAGGCATGACTTTTCTTGATGCAGGCTGTGGTGCAGGTGAATATTCACTACATGCCGCACGGCTTTTAGGAGACCAAGGACATGTCATCGCATTAGACTCTGTAAGGCTCTCCGTTGAGACGTTGGCAAACTACCCCCGCGAAAAGGGAGTGGCCAACATAACAGGGCACACCTGCGACATAACAAAGTCATTACCTCTTGATGCGCAAAGTGTAGACCTTATCCTGTTGAGCACTGTACTTCACATCAAAGCCGTGCGGGATAATGCTCACAATATGTTTAATGAATTTAGAAAGGTGTTGCGACCGGATGGCATGTTGGCAGTGCTTGAATGCAAAAAAGAAGAAGCGAATTTCGGTCCGCCTCTGCACTCACGCTTGTCTGCTGATGATGTAGAGGCATTGGCAGCACCATGCGGTTTCAGAAAAGAATCCGAACTGCTCCTGACACACACTTACGTGGCGTGCTTCCGGCCATTGTAG
- a CDS encoding energy-coupling factor ABC transporter ATP-binding protein produces MITAENLTFSYRGNPTPALNDLSFTIPKGELVCLCGTNGSGKSTLFSLLAGLQTPSAGELSVGAISAKGNEQQLRAQSALVLQDADLQIIGATVAEDMMLAFPANDAEAETTCRVMAERFSLLDHWDSPVHALSYGQKRKLCLAVSLLSTPSILLLDEPFSGLDYPAMLEMRSIMKANKELGLTQIVSVHDLEPVIDLADSMIVLHLGELKGTGSPEHLLGSLLEYGIRPPYSWLRKHTISPWG; encoded by the coding sequence ATGATCACAGCAGAAAACCTTACATTTTCCTACCGCGGCAATCCAACGCCAGCTCTCAACGATCTTTCCTTTACTATCCCTAAAGGAGAGCTCGTTTGTCTGTGCGGCACAAACGGAAGCGGTAAATCAACACTCTTTTCTTTGCTGGCAGGCCTACAAACTCCGTCTGCTGGTGAACTCAGCGTAGGTGCCATCAGCGCAAAAGGAAACGAGCAACAACTGCGGGCACAAAGCGCGCTCGTTTTACAAGATGCGGATTTACAGATTATCGGGGCAACCGTCGCAGAAGATATGATGCTGGCGTTTCCCGCAAACGATGCTGAGGCAGAAACGACCTGCCGCGTTATGGCTGAACGCTTCTCCCTGCTTGATCATTGGGACTCTCCCGTCCATGCGCTTTCTTACGGACAAAAGAGAAAACTCTGCCTTGCCGTATCTTTGCTTTCAACTCCATCAATTTTACTTTTAGACGAGCCGTTCTCAGGATTGGATTATCCAGCCATGCTTGAAATGCGCTCCATTATGAAAGCCAACAAAGAACTGGGACTCACCCAGATAGTTTCTGTGCATGACCTTGAGCCTGTCATCGACCTTGCGGATTCCATGATTGTCCTTCACCTCGGAGAACTCAAAGGGACAGGTTCACCTGAACACCTTTTGGGATCACTGCTGGAATACGGCATCCGTCCTCCATACTCATGGCTTCGCAAGCACACTATTTCTCCTTGGGGATAA
- a CDS encoding biotin transporter BioY: MQPSPLTGLHRQVWIALLAALIAVGALIQIPIGPVPVTLQTFFIVLAGFILGPVSGAAAVLLYILAGAIGLPIFAGGKAGFAILFGPTGGYLLGFVGTAYIAGLGKHSKNNIMPLVWGLLGLACVYLVGFLRLKFALDISFAKAAAIGIAPFIWGDLIKVAAAVIGLRFLRKQGLLPE; this comes from the coding sequence ATGCAACCATCGCCACTTACAGGATTACACAGACAAGTTTGGATTGCGTTACTTGCAGCACTTATAGCTGTAGGGGCACTTATTCAAATTCCAATTGGACCGGTACCGGTAACCTTACAGACATTTTTTATTGTTCTGGCAGGTTTTATTCTTGGACCAGTCAGCGGTGCAGCAGCTGTGCTGCTCTATATTCTTGCGGGCGCCATCGGACTTCCAATCTTTGCTGGTGGCAAAGCAGGGTTTGCAATCCTGTTCGGCCCTACCGGCGGCTACCTTCTAGGCTTTGTGGGCACAGCCTACATTGCAGGACTGGGAAAGCATAGCAAAAACAACATCATGCCTCTTGTTTGGGGACTCCTCGGGCTGGCATGCGTCTATCTTGTTGGTTTCCTGAGATTAAAATTTGCTCTGGATATTTCTTTTGCCAAAGCTGCTGCCATAGGTATCGCACCATTCATATGGGGTGACCTTATTAAAGTTGCTGCCGCAGTCATCGGACTCCGCTTTTTGCGTAAACAGGGATTACTGCCAGAATGA
- a CDS encoding methyltransferase: MTQLSEYTPRLEVPLCGRTWTLDRAADLETLWESMVEDDLDNDERLPYWVELWPSSLVLGEHLFAHKDEIAGKCCLDIGCGLGLTAIVASWLGAQVIAMDYEFEALRFARKNAALNNVPQPVWTLMDWRFPAVRPQSVDVMWGGDIMYETRFVEPVLEFLDHCLVPGGRAWVAEPNRNVYNEFKAQLDKRGWKSRKLLTEKTTAIYEQPSKVTVNLWELSR; the protein is encoded by the coding sequence ATGACTCAACTTTCTGAATATACACCGCGCCTTGAAGTTCCGCTTTGCGGAAGAACTTGGACGCTGGATAGAGCCGCTGATCTTGAAACACTGTGGGAATCCATGGTGGAAGATGATCTCGATAACGACGAACGCTTACCATACTGGGTAGAGCTATGGCCTTCCAGTTTGGTTCTTGGCGAGCATTTGTTTGCACACAAAGATGAAATTGCAGGTAAATGTTGTCTGGATATCGGCTGCGGCCTTGGTTTGACTGCGATTGTTGCATCATGGCTGGGTGCACAGGTTATCGCTATGGATTATGAATTCGAAGCACTGCGTTTTGCTAGAAAGAATGCAGCGCTTAATAATGTTCCGCAGCCAGTGTGGACATTAATGGACTGGCGTTTCCCTGCAGTTCGTCCGCAGTCGGTGGACGTAATGTGGGGCGGCGACATTATGTACGAAACTCGTTTTGTTGAGCCGGTACTCGAATTTTTGGATCATTGCCTTGTGCCGGGTGGCCGCGCATGGGTGGCAGAACCCAATAGAAACGTGTACAACGAATTTAAAGCACAGCTTGATAAAAGGGGATGGAAATCCCGCAAGTTGCTTACTGAAAAGACAACGGCAATCTACGAGCAGCCATCAAAAGTTACTGTTAATCTTTGGGAACTGTCCCGTTAG
- the nikR gene encoding nickel-responsive transcriptional regulator NikR: MGRTIRFGVSLDSELLEKFDDLCEERCYQTRSEAIRDLIRNTLVQQEWEQDDKELAGTLTLVYDHHKSDLAQRLTEIQHDAHDMIITSMHVHLDHDNCLEVLVLKGSGAKIRALAQRLTSTKGVKHGKLNLTTTGQDIA, translated from the coding sequence ATGGGACGTACAATCCGCTTCGGCGTATCCCTCGATTCCGAACTGTTAGAAAAGTTTGACGATCTATGTGAAGAGCGCTGTTATCAGACTCGTTCTGAAGCGATTCGCGATTTGATTCGTAATACTCTCGTGCAGCAGGAATGGGAACAGGACGATAAAGAATTAGCAGGAACACTTACGCTTGTGTACGATCATCATAAAAGTGATTTGGCACAGCGGCTTACAGAAATTCAGCATGATGCGCATGACATGATTATTACTTCAATGCATGTGCACCTTGATCATGACAATTGTCTGGAAGTTCTTGTTCTTAAAGGAAGCGGGGCTAAGATTCGTGCATTAGCTCAACGGCTTACTTCCACTAAGGGAGTTAAGCACGGTAAATTAAACTTAACTACAACAGGACAAGACATTGCCTAA
- the folE2 gene encoding GTP cyclohydrolase FolE2 has translation MPKPLQDIQMSSSEVAIPIDSVGVKNLRIPLSVRDRENEAQHTVAQVEVGVDLPAAFKGTHMSRFVEALEGFGEKLDYNSLKDLLAHIQERLTARNAFISFTFPYFMTLASPATKRKSRMDYEVTLTGALEENEMSCMLEVCVPVMTVCPCSKAISDEGAHSQRAEIRLQISMNGFAWIEEFIEIANNSGSSPVYSLLKREDEKFVTEDAFANPTFVEDVVRAVAKQLSEHEKIDWYRVEVESFESIHNHSAYAVIESR, from the coding sequence TTGCCTAAGCCTCTACAAGATATTCAGATGAGCTCATCTGAAGTGGCAATTCCTATCGATAGTGTAGGTGTGAAAAATTTACGGATTCCTCTTTCTGTGCGTGATCGTGAAAACGAGGCACAGCATACCGTAGCACAAGTGGAAGTTGGGGTTGATCTACCTGCAGCTTTCAAAGGCACACACATGAGCCGTTTCGTAGAAGCACTAGAAGGCTTCGGCGAAAAACTGGACTACAATAGTCTCAAAGACTTGCTTGCGCATATTCAGGAACGTCTTACTGCGCGCAATGCATTTATCTCTTTTACGTTCCCATATTTTATGACACTGGCTTCACCAGCAACCAAACGTAAGAGTCGTATGGATTACGAAGTGACTCTTACAGGCGCACTGGAAGAAAACGAAATGAGCTGTATGCTCGAAGTGTGCGTGCCGGTTATGACAGTGTGTCCATGCTCCAAAGCAATCTCAGATGAAGGTGCGCATAGTCAGCGTGCGGAAATTCGTCTCCAGATTAGCATGAACGGGTTCGCGTGGATTGAAGAATTTATCGAAATCGCGAATAACTCCGGTTCTTCGCCGGTTTATTCACTGCTCAAGCGTGAAGATGAAAAATTTGTGACAGAAGATGCCTTCGCCAACCCGACTTTCGTGGAAGACGTTGTGCGTGCTGTTGCAAAACAACTTAGCGAACATGAAAAAATTGACTGGTACAGAGTTGAAGTCGAAAGCTTTGAGTCTATCCACAACCACAGCGCCTATGCTGTGATTGAGAGTCGCTAG
- a CDS encoding ferritin-like domain-containing protein, whose product MSKSDKDARRQKVIEVLNKARSMELHAITQYMNQHYGLDDMDYGELAKQVKLIALDEMRHAEMFAERIKELGGEPTAELCCPVERKQAVERIFPYDANQEDDTIEQYNQFLIVCRENGDSGSQKIFETIIEEEQMHYNYFDSISSHIQKLGDVFLSKIAGTPASTGLVDQGFAVGGGE is encoded by the coding sequence ATGAGTAAGTCTGACAAAGATGCCCGTCGTCAAAAGGTCATTGAAGTATTGAATAAAGCGCGGAGTATGGAACTGCACGCCATTACCCAATACATGAACCAGCATTACGGGTTGGATGACATGGATTACGGAGAACTGGCAAAGCAAGTTAAGCTGATTGCGCTTGATGAAATGCGACATGCAGAAATGTTTGCAGAACGCATAAAAGAACTCGGCGGTGAGCCTACAGCAGAGCTATGCTGCCCAGTGGAGCGCAAGCAGGCCGTGGAACGTATCTTCCCTTATGATGCAAATCAGGAAGATGACACCATAGAGCAGTACAACCAGTTCCTTATAGTCTGTAGAGAAAACGGTGACAGCGGGAGCCAAAAGATATTTGAGACCATCATCGAAGAAGAACAAATGCATTACAACTACTTCGATTCTATCTCAAGCCACATCCAAAAGCTCGGCGACGTGTTCCTAAGCAAAATTGCCGGTACGCCTGCCTCGACAGGACTGGTTGACCAAGGTTTTGCTGTCGGCGGTGGTGAATAG
- a CDS encoding aminopeptidase P family protein gives MFSAATYVERRKTLCARLTERGEKGLILFPGHSASPMNYTDNTYPFRQDSSFLYFFGHDHEGVTGVIDLDAGESWYFDQGFSMDDIIWSGAQATPEELAARCGTEKFGAENTLSHMVADAKKKQRTIHILPVYRSDTRMRLVQLFDCGVMEVNSFISTPLIEEVVALRSIKSIEEVMEIEQALETSYAMYANALSAARPGASERQIASLLHSTLALAGSSASFTPICTGRGQILHNHEYSHMLHSGDLLLIDSGAESPNHYASDITRTFPVAGTFTEQQRAVYSIVLAAQEAAISKCAPDVPFIDCHLTAATTIASGLRDLGILKGSVEDIVNAGAHALFFPHGLGHMLGLDVHDMEGLGEDFVGYDETITRSEQFGLRGLRLARKLQRGFVVTVEPGCYFIPALMDQWEAEGTCKDFINFETARQFSEFGGIRIEDDIYISRDGHRVLGQQIPKTIAGIEGRMHACSQRTY, from the coding sequence ATGTTTTCTGCTGCTACTTATGTTGAGCGACGAAAAACCCTTTGCGCTCGTCTTACAGAGCGTGGTGAAAAAGGCCTGATACTGTTTCCCGGGCACTCCGCTTCCCCAATGAACTACACAGACAACACGTATCCTTTCCGTCAGGATTCTTCTTTTCTCTATTTTTTCGGGCATGATCATGAAGGAGTCACCGGTGTCATAGACCTTGATGCCGGAGAATCATGGTATTTTGATCAGGGCTTCTCCATGGACGACATCATATGGTCCGGTGCTCAAGCAACTCCGGAAGAACTCGCAGCCCGCTGCGGAACTGAAAAATTCGGTGCAGAAAATACGCTCAGCCATATGGTTGCTGACGCGAAAAAGAAACAGCGGACTATTCACATTCTACCTGTATACCGTTCAGATACGCGAATGCGACTTGTTCAGCTCTTTGACTGTGGCGTGATGGAAGTTAATTCTTTCATCTCTACTCCGCTCATTGAAGAAGTTGTTGCGCTTCGTTCCATCAAATCCATTGAAGAAGTAATGGAAATAGAACAGGCATTGGAAACTTCGTACGCAATGTACGCAAATGCACTTTCTGCTGCGCGTCCCGGAGCTTCTGAACGTCAAATAGCTTCCCTGCTTCACTCCACACTTGCACTTGCAGGCTCTTCAGCGTCCTTCACTCCAATATGTACCGGACGCGGACAAATTCTTCACAACCATGAATACAGCCACATGCTCCATTCCGGTGATCTGCTGCTTATCGATTCCGGCGCCGAGTCTCCAAATCATTATGCATCAGACATCACAAGAACTTTCCCTGTAGCCGGAACATTTACCGAACAGCAGCGCGCTGTATATTCCATAGTGCTCGCGGCACAGGAAGCAGCTATTTCCAAATGTGCACCCGATGTACCATTCATCGATTGCCACCTCACCGCCGCCACAACGATCGCATCCGGCCTACGTGATCTGGGAATCCTCAAAGGAAGCGTGGAAGACATTGTAAATGCTGGTGCTCATGCACTCTTCTTCCCGCATGGTCTCGGGCACATGCTTGGACTGGATGTGCACGACATGGAAGGACTCGGGGAAGACTTTGTCGGTTACGACGAAACCATCACCCGTTCCGAACAATTCGGGCTGCGCGGTCTACGCCTTGCGCGAAAACTCCAACGTGGATTCGTTGTGACAGTCGAACCAGGTTGCTACTTTATTCCAGCGCTTATGGATCAATGGGAAGCCGAAGGCACCTGCAAAGATTTCATCAATTTTGAAACTGCAAGACAATTCAGCGAATTCGGCGGCATTCGTATCGAAGACGATATTTACATCTCCCGCGACGGCCACCGAGTACTCGGACAGCAAATTCCAAAAACAATCGCAGGAATTGAAGGCAGAATGCACGCCTGTTCACAGCGGACGTACTAA
- a CDS encoding sigma-54 dependent transcriptional regulator has translation MRRNILVVDKDNGSLAALPEILKVAGYDVIHVHNHHETRATLAKDHFAVVIAGLEDHHAQKQNLLKSIKVNTPETEVILVSRSARVDAAVRAMQMGAFHFLSLPENPADLLVIIEKAMEKSLLQSEVNELRQILKKQQTMPTLIGKSAPMQELKKEIARIAPLDCTVLIQGETGTGKEMVAKMIHKLSSRGQKRFYAINAGVFSAELLANELFGHEKGAFTGAQSTKEGIFEAANNGTLLLDEIGEMPVNMQVQLLRVLQERTITRVGGTSDISINVRVIAATHRNLEKLVETDRFRQDLFYRLNVFTLRLPALRERPDDIPLFCNFFMEKYCTTFGKEVTGLSEDAMLALMRHSYPGNVRELENIIERAVVLCDSGTIHLNHLPQEFSTGSKKRRKAHIGNAQRTLADVEQEHITQVLNSVEGNKATAAKILGIDRATLWRKLKKYSL, from the coding sequence ATGCGACGCAATATTTTAGTAGTAGATAAAGACAACGGCTCCCTTGCAGCTCTTCCAGAAATTCTGAAAGTTGCAGGCTATGACGTGATTCATGTTCATAACCACCATGAAACACGTGCAACTCTTGCAAAAGACCACTTTGCGGTAGTCATTGCCGGACTGGAAGACCACCACGCACAAAAACAAAACTTGCTAAAATCCATCAAAGTAAACACGCCCGAAACTGAAGTCATTCTGGTTTCACGTTCCGCTCGTGTTGATGCAGCAGTGCGTGCAATGCAAATGGGTGCGTTCCACTTTTTATCCCTGCCAGAAAATCCAGCAGACCTTCTTGTTATCATCGAGAAGGCAATGGAAAAAAGCCTCCTGCAATCAGAAGTAAACGAGCTTCGTCAGATTCTGAAAAAGCAGCAAACAATGCCGACACTCATCGGCAAAAGCGCTCCTATGCAGGAGCTCAAAAAAGAGATCGCCCGCATCGCTCCACTCGACTGTACTGTCCTTATCCAAGGAGAAACAGGTACAGGTAAAGAGATGGTCGCTAAAATGATCCACAAGCTTAGCTCGCGCGGTCAAAAACGTTTTTATGCCATCAACGCTGGTGTATTTAGTGCAGAACTGCTTGCTAACGAACTCTTCGGGCACGAAAAAGGTGCCTTCACCGGCGCGCAATCTACCAAAGAAGGTATCTTCGAGGCTGCAAACAACGGCACGCTTCTTCTTGATGAGATTGGTGAGATGCCTGTTAATATGCAGGTTCAGCTGTTGCGTGTTCTTCAGGAACGCACGATCACCCGAGTTGGCGGAACATCAGACATATCTATTAATGTTCGCGTTATCGCTGCAACGCACCGTAATCTCGAAAAACTGGTAGAAACAGACCGATTCAGACAGGATCTCTTCTACCGCCTGAACGTCTTTACTCTGCGCCTGCCAGCTCTGCGCGAACGTCCTGACGATATTCCACTCTTCTGCAATTTCTTTATGGAAAAATACTGCACAACTTTCGGCAAAGAAGTCACAGGACTTTCGGAAGATGCCATGCTCGCACTAATGCGTCACTCCTATCCAGGAAACGTACGAGAACTGGAAAACATCATTGAGCGCGCAGTTGTGCTTTGCGACAGCGGAACCATTCATCTAAATCACCTTCCTCAAGAATTTTCTACAGGCAGTAAAAAACGTAGAAAAGCTCACATCGGCAATGCCCAGAGAACCCTTGCAGACGTTGAACAAGAGCACATTACACAGGTGCTGAACAGCGTCGAAGGTAACAAGGCAACAGCGGCTAAAATCCTTGGAATTGACCGCGCTACACTCTGGCGTAAATTAAAAAAGTATTCTTTGTAA
- a CDS encoding mechanosensitive ion channel family protein, translated as MLTALFGVLTLLWAKKKIDNTESQRQQRISAQDKFLAKNTDSPQDRPNRRARKKAMESIENRFTIIRRISLFSLIILWMIALIFPYIGNIPATYISIFAASVGVVVGIMARPLIENTIAGIVISFSQPFRVNDTVIVDGHYGTIEDITTIHTVLKLWNWKRVIFPNSMMLSQKVINYTKTDLFQWVNIEFVVSYDCDLDHVERLVKREVVNCSHFADYEDPRFWVIGMEERSFKCWVVAWADNPPAAWELGHEIRSKIIKVFHRNNINASKVEFNFSPEAIDPPKMK; from the coding sequence ATGTTGACGGCACTTTTCGGAGTGCTAACCCTTTTGTGGGCAAAAAAGAAAATTGATAATACTGAGTCACAGCGGCAGCAGCGAATTTCTGCTCAGGATAAGTTTTTAGCAAAAAACACAGACTCACCTCAAGATCGCCCCAACAGGCGGGCACGCAAGAAGGCGATGGAATCGATTGAAAATCGTTTCACCATTATTCGCCGCATTTCTTTGTTTTCCTTGATTATTCTATGGATGATCGCTTTGATATTTCCATATATTGGAAATATTCCGGCAACATATATATCTATATTTGCTGCATCTGTCGGTGTGGTTGTAGGTATTATGGCACGCCCACTTATTGAAAATACCATCGCGGGGATAGTCATTTCTTTTTCACAGCCCTTTCGGGTGAATGACACCGTAATTGTGGATGGGCATTACGGCACGATTGAAGATATTACCACGATTCATACGGTGTTAAAGCTTTGGAACTGGAAGCGGGTAATCTTTCCTAACAGTATGATGCTCTCACAGAAGGTGATCAACTATACGAAAACGGATTTGTTCCAGTGGGTGAACATTGAATTTGTTGTTTCGTATGATTGCGATCTGGATCATGTGGAACGGCTTGTTAAGCGTGAAGTGGTGAACTGTAGTCATTTTGCAGATTACGAAGATCCACGTTTCTGGGTGATCGGTATGGAAGAGCGAAGCTTCAAATGCTGGGTTGTTGCATGGGCTGATAATCCGCCTGCTGCATGGGAGCTTGGTCACGAAATACGGTCCAAAATTATTAAGGTGTTCCATAGGAACAATATTAATGCTTCTAAGGTCGAATTTAATTTTTCACCGGAAGCGATAGATCCTCCGAAAATGAAATAA